One window of the Primulina eburnea isolate SZY01 chromosome 18, ASM2296580v1, whole genome shotgun sequence genome contains the following:
- the LOC140820161 gene encoding protein CLT2, chloroplastic-like translates to MMMRLNLLPRPTPKSHPLPFSRNPTIADRYSSNLNNNPVKLPISPLFSGRRFVLPFGNGKTSVSTDSNPSRTVCSAVPGPDSGGDEVSAGDKKAGVIVWSAITLMLAVVNRVLHKLALVPMKEYPLFLAQINTFVFVAVYFPLLYLRYKGGLVTDEMLSIPKAPFIAMGFLESVSLVSGMYAGAMLPGPVIPLLYQTFLIWQLIFSRFLLKRTYPLNQIIGCFLVAAGVIVALTSGSSNGTMLGGMGILWPALMVLSSAFQAGASIVKESVFIDAATRLKGKLLDVFVVNCFGSAVQAMFVLLCLPILSNLKGITLSQLPMYFKSGAACFLNIGGNTTGCAGAPMLPLLFIISSVLFNISVLNLLKFSDAIVASLAVRASVPIAIYALSLPLPYLPQVESISPFFHLGSMILVVGLILYNMPKPQKQLSKAL, encoded by the exons ATGATGATGAGATTGAATTTGCTCCCCCGCCCGACCCCAAAATCCCATCCTCTTCCCTTTTCCCGCAATCCCACGATCGCGGATCGTTATTCCAGCAATCTGAATAACAATCCCGTCAAGCTCCCGATTTCTCCTCTTTTCAGCGGCAGACGATTTGTTCTACCCTTCGGGAATGGAAAAACCAGTGTCAGCACGGATTCGAATCCATCACGGACCGTCTGCAGTGCGGTTCCGGGTCCGGATTCCGGTGGAGACGAAGTGTCGGCGGGAGATAAGAAGGCCGGGGTGATCGTTTGGTCGGCTATTACTCTGATGCTGGCCGTGGTGAATCGGGTGCTTCACAAGCTTGCACTTGTGCCCATGAAGGAGTATCCTCTGTTTCTAGCTCAGATCAACACTTTCGT GTTTGTGGCTGTATACTTTCCTTTGCTGTACCTGAGATATAAAGGTGGCTTAGTTACTGATGAGATGCTGAGCATTCCAAAGGCACCCTTTATAGCCATGGGCTTTCTTGAATCCGTATCACTTGTTTCTGGAATGTATGCTGGAG CAATGCTTCCTGGACCAGTGATACCTTTATTATACCAG ACATTCTTGATATGGCAGCTGATATTTTCCAGATTTCTCTTGAAGAGGACATATCCATTGAACCAAATTATTGGGTGCTTTCTTGTAGCTGCGGGAGTCATAGTTGCGCTTACAAG TGGATCAAGCAATGGTACAATGCTTGGCGGAATGGGAATTTTGTGGCCGGCGCTAATGGTATTGTCCAGTGCCTTCCAAGCAGGCGCATCTATCGTTAAG GAATCCGTGTTCATTGATGCTGCCACCCGTCTAAAG GGAAAATTGCTTGATGTCTTTGTTGTCAATTGCTTTGGATCTGCAGTTCAG GCTATGTTTGTACTCCTCTGTCTGCCAATTCTGTCCAACCTGAAGGGCATAACCTTGTCTCAGCTGCCTATGTACTTTAAAAGTGGCGCTGCTTGTTTCTTGAATATCGGAGGCAATACGACAG GGTGTGCAGGTGCTCCAATGCTACCCCTGCTTTTCATAATCTCCAGTGTTCTTTTCAACATATCAGTACTCAATCTTCTTAAATTCTCCGACGCTATCGTTGCTTCTCTTGCTGTCAGGGCATCAG TGCCAATTGCTATATATGCTCTTTCCCTACCATTGCCATACCTTCCTCAAGTTGAAAGCATAAGCCCCTTTTTCCACTTAGGCTCTATGATTCTTGTGGTGGGACTTATCCTATACAACATGCCCAAGCCCCAGAAGCAGCTCTCGAAGGCTTTGTGA